A portion of the Actomonas aquatica genome contains these proteins:
- a CDS encoding ABC transporter permease produces the protein MNTLRHALRQLLRTPGFSLIVILSLALGIGANTIVFSWIDTILLRPLPGVRHGEDIVALLPTIDGNQVGGHTISLPDIQAYDEMDTVFAGVIGSQITPANVRIGDRHPWLFGQIVTGNFFEVLGVQALPDLGRVLHRNDTTSPGGNPVLVLSEATWRSQFGADPAIVGREIELNQHPFTIVGVVPANFRGTMSGLTADFWAPVTMHREVANFGSLETRTDRWLHSQARLQPGVSIDQARAAVTVRGQQLAETYPENRRHGAVPLPMWQTPYGGQAVFLPALRVLAVVGLVILLLVTANVANLLVARATARQQETAIRLAVGAGRRHLVQQWLTESLLYAVLGGAVGLLVTVWGASFFAIFLPESPLPAGYEFAITGRVLGVTLALSLLTGVVFGLAPALLAIGTSVLEALKAGGRTGSMSGRSHRLRNALVIGEVALALVLLAGAALCIRGSQQARQIDPGFDPSGVLVSGLRIGMNGYDEERGLVFYQQLRERLAATPGVEAVGLASWFPLGFEGGPSIGITVPGYTPTENENMAVPYAIISAGYLEAMRIPLRAGRDFTDLDDGEHPLVMIVNEALAERYWPGQDAVGRKVQTWRGEATVVGVTPTGRYRSLNEPAQPFLYFADRQGVADLNLGIALRTTGGDPRQLLPTLRQAVAALDPNVELWATLPLSEYIEAAHLVNRVATTLLTGLGVIALLLASMGIYGVMAFMVGRRLPEFGIRLALGAAPKDVAGLVLRDGLRLVALGLLVGSVGAWAAGVGLASALPGVSSHDVSAMIGVALLLTGIALLACWLPARRAMRVDPIQTLQAQ, from the coding sequence ATGAACACGCTGCGCCACGCCCTGCGGCAACTGCTCCGCACGCCCGGATTTTCGCTCATCGTAATCCTCTCCCTCGCGCTGGGCATCGGCGCCAATACGATCGTCTTCAGCTGGATCGACACGATCCTGTTGCGCCCCTTGCCCGGCGTGCGCCATGGCGAAGACATCGTCGCGCTGCTGCCCACCATCGATGGCAACCAAGTCGGTGGGCACACCATCTCGCTGCCCGACATCCAGGCTTACGATGAGATGGATACGGTGTTCGCCGGTGTGATCGGTTCGCAAATCACGCCGGCCAACGTGCGCATCGGCGACCGCCACCCTTGGTTGTTTGGGCAGATCGTGACTGGCAACTTTTTCGAGGTGCTCGGCGTGCAGGCTCTGCCCGACCTGGGGCGGGTGTTGCACCGCAACGACACGACGTCCCCGGGCGGCAACCCGGTGCTCGTGCTCAGCGAAGCGACGTGGCGCAGCCAGTTCGGCGCCGACCCCGCCATCGTGGGGCGCGAGATCGAACTCAACCAGCATCCCTTCACCATCGTGGGCGTGGTGCCGGCTAACTTTCGCGGCACCATGAGTGGACTGACCGCCGACTTCTGGGCGCCGGTTACGATGCATCGTGAAGTGGCCAACTTTGGTTCGCTGGAGACCCGCACCGACCGCTGGTTGCATTCCCAAGCCCGCCTCCAGCCCGGCGTATCCATCGACCAAGCACGCGCCGCCGTCACGGTGCGCGGCCAGCAACTGGCCGAGACGTATCCCGAGAACCGTCGTCACGGCGCGGTGCCGTTGCCGATGTGGCAGACGCCATATGGTGGCCAAGCCGTGTTTCTGCCCGCGCTGCGCGTGCTCGCGGTCGTCGGTCTCGTCATCCTGCTGCTCGTCACCGCCAATGTTGCCAACCTGCTCGTCGCTCGCGCGACCGCCCGCCAACAGGAGACCGCCATTCGCCTCGCCGTCGGCGCGGGTCGCCGCCACCTGGTGCAGCAATGGCTCACCGAGAGTCTGCTCTACGCCGTCCTGGGCGGCGCCGTGGGGCTCTTGGTCACCGTCTGGGGGGCATCCTTCTTTGCGATTTTCCTGCCGGAGTCGCCGCTGCCCGCGGGCTACGAGTTTGCCATCACTGGGCGGGTGCTCGGAGTCACCCTCGCCTTGAGCCTCCTCACCGGGGTCGTGTTTGGTCTCGCTCCGGCCCTGCTTGCCATCGGCACCTCGGTGCTGGAGGCGCTGAAAGCCGGTGGGCGCACCGGTAGCATGAGCGGCCGTTCGCATCGCTTGCGCAATGCCCTTGTCATCGGTGAAGTCGCCCTCGCCCTCGTGCTGCTGGCCGGTGCTGCGCTCTGCATCCGCGGCTCGCAACAGGCGCGCCAGATCGATCCGGGTTTTGATCCGAGCGGCGTATTGGTTTCGGGCCTGCGCATCGGTATGAACGGCTACGACGAGGAACGTGGTTTGGTGTTCTACCAACAACTGCGCGAACGTCTCGCCGCGACTCCGGGTGTGGAGGCCGTGGGACTCGCGAGCTGGTTCCCACTCGGTTTTGAAGGCGGCCCTTCCATCGGCATCACCGTGCCCGGCTATACGCCGACCGAAAACGAAAACATGGCCGTGCCCTACGCCATCATTTCGGCCGGGTATTTGGAAGCCATGCGGATCCCTCTTCGAGCGGGACGCGACTTCACCGATCTGGACGATGGCGAACATCCACTCGTGATGATCGTGAACGAGGCGCTGGCCGAACGCTACTGGCCCGGCCAGGACGCGGTAGGCCGCAAGGTGCAAACGTGGCGTGGCGAAGCGACGGTGGTCGGCGTCACCCCCACGGGACGCTATCGTTCGCTGAATGAGCCCGCGCAGCCCTTCCTCTATTTCGCCGATCGCCAAGGAGTCGCTGACCTCAATCTCGGCATCGCCCTGCGCACCACGGGCGGCGACCCGCGCCAACTTTTACCGACACTGCGGCAGGCGGTGGCGGCGCTGGACCCCAACGTCGAGCTGTGGGCCACCCTGCCGCTGAGCGAATACATTGAGGCCGCCCATCTCGTGAATCGCGTGGCGACCACCCTGCTGACGGGCCTCGGCGTGATCGCGCTGCTGCTCGCCTCGATGGGCATCTACGGTGTGATGGCCTTCATGGTCGGACGCCGCTTGCCCGAGTTTGGCATCCGACTCGCTCTCGGCGCGGCGCCCAAAGACGTCGCCGGTTTGGTGCTGCGTGATGGGCTGCGCCTGGTGGCGCTTGGTCTGCTCGTGGGCAGTGTCGGCGCGTGGGCGGCGGGAGTTGGTCTGGCCAGTGCCTTGCCCGGGGTTTCGAGTCACGATGTGAGTGCGATGATCGGCGTCGCATTGCTGCTCACGGGCATCGCCTTGCTCGCCTGCTGGCTGCCGGCTCGTCGCGCCATGCGGGTCGATCCCATCCAGACGCTGCAGGCGCAGTAA
- a CDS encoding ABC transporter permease, whose protein sequence is MLNLRFALRQLLRSPGFTLVTVVSLALGIGANTAIFSLVNGMLLKKLPVPEPEQLVLFNWAASEGVGPRSHSGYSEPIPATGERTSTSFSLATFEHFRAPSESLRDVFAFAPLWQLNASWQGQAENLRSAVTVSGNYHQALGVRIPLGRGLRPSDDTADAPLVAVISHRYWQKRFGGSPQVLNEILTLNGVPFSIVGVTAPGFNGTGQVGEVNDVYVPFSAYRLIEPGNTEATEPWAWSIRIMGRMADGVTREQVNAEMAGRFAASYDGHLNLEEGEHIRLRTASGNTGLNEDRRRYSSSLRILAAIVGLVLLVACANVANLLLARGAARERELAVRIALGASRARLLAQLLTESLLLSVCGAALGLLISLWARDAFLALQPFGGSDFTLNLALDWRVLGFTAGIAVLTGVLFGTLPALRATRRDVVQGFQGGHKTLGAPRSRLAQTLMVLQIALSLVLLVGAGLFSRTLANLARSDLAFERDHLLLFALDAMPAGYERNELDAAYGRVRDRLTSLPGVESVAFSSVPLLSGRRWTSSRAIEGHADLPEDERTIVMNGVSPEFLDTVQWPLLLGRNFTVADSTDAPRVIIVNQAFADRYFPGESVIGRRLGTSDDNLDTEIVGVVTDGKTTNLREIRRPAAFVPHAQLPNARAGHFVLRYQGALAPLQRALTAAVQEIEPTLPIIALRTQNEQINRLLREERIFALLTSSFGLLALLLAAVGLYGLLAYSVVRRTGEIGLRMALGALPSGVRWLILRDCLRLAVLGVLVGAGAAAMLTRLVTSQLYGLSPLDPAVYVSSSLVLLAVALAAALIPVRRATRVDPMVALRAE, encoded by the coding sequence ATGCTCAACCTCCGCTTCGCCCTTCGCCAACTCCTCCGTTCACCCGGCTTCACGCTGGTGACCGTCGTCTCCCTAGCGTTGGGCATCGGAGCCAACACCGCGATCTTCAGCCTGGTCAACGGCATGCTCCTCAAAAAGCTGCCGGTGCCGGAGCCGGAGCAATTGGTGCTCTTCAACTGGGCGGCCAGCGAAGGCGTCGGCCCTCGCTCACACAGCGGCTATTCCGAGCCGATTCCCGCCACTGGCGAACGCACCAGCACGTCCTTCTCCCTGGCGACCTTCGAGCACTTCCGCGCGCCTTCGGAGAGCCTGCGCGACGTCTTCGCCTTCGCCCCGCTGTGGCAGCTTAACGCGTCCTGGCAGGGCCAGGCGGAAAACCTCCGCAGCGCCGTCACTGTCTCCGGCAACTACCACCAGGCCCTCGGCGTGCGCATCCCCCTCGGCCGCGGCCTGCGCCCCTCCGACGATACCGCGGACGCTCCGCTCGTCGCCGTCATCTCCCACCGCTATTGGCAAAAGCGCTTCGGCGGTTCGCCCCAGGTCCTCAATGAAATCCTCACCCTCAACGGCGTGCCCTTCAGCATCGTCGGAGTGACCGCGCCGGGCTTCAACGGCACCGGCCAGGTAGGTGAGGTCAACGATGTCTACGTCCCTTTCTCCGCCTACCGGCTGATCGAGCCGGGCAACACCGAAGCCACCGAACCGTGGGCTTGGTCCATTCGCATCATGGGCCGCATGGCCGACGGCGTCACTCGGGAACAGGTTAATGCCGAGATGGCCGGCCGCTTCGCCGCGTCCTACGACGGTCACCTGAATCTCGAGGAGGGTGAACACATCCGCCTGCGCACCGCCAGTGGCAACACCGGACTCAACGAGGATCGCCGCCGTTACTCGTCCTCTCTTCGCATCCTCGCCGCCATCGTCGGCCTCGTCCTCCTCGTCGCCTGCGCAAATGTCGCCAATCTCCTCCTCGCCCGCGGCGCTGCCCGCGAACGCGAACTCGCCGTGCGCATCGCCCTCGGTGCCAGCCGCGCGCGCCTCCTCGCCCAGTTGCTCACCGAGAGCCTCCTCCTCAGCGTCTGCGGCGCCGCCCTCGGTTTGCTCATTTCGCTGTGGGCCCGCGATGCCTTCCTTGCCCTCCAACCATTCGGCGGCAGTGACTTCACGCTCAATCTCGCGCTCGATTGGCGGGTGCTCGGCTTCACCGCCGGCATCGCCGTCCTGACCGGCGTGCTCTTCGGCACCCTACCCGCCCTGCGCGCCACCCGTCGCGATGTGGTCCAGGGTTTTCAAGGCGGACACAAGACCCTCGGCGCCCCGCGCTCCCGGCTCGCCCAGACTCTCATGGTGCTCCAGATCGCGCTTTCCCTCGTGTTGCTCGTTGGCGCCGGGCTCTTCAGCCGCACCCTCGCCAATCTCGCGCGCAGCGACCTTGCCTTCGAGCGCGACCACCTCCTGCTCTTCGCGCTCGATGCCATGCCTGCCGGCTATGAGCGCAACGAACTCGATGCTGCCTATGGTCGCGTGCGCGATCGCCTCACCTCCTTACCCGGCGTTGAGTCCGTCGCCTTCTCCAGCGTTCCTTTGTTGTCCGGTCGCCGCTGGACCAGTTCCCGCGCCATCGAAGGTCATGCCGATCTCCCGGAGGATGAACGCACCATCGTCATGAACGGCGTCTCCCCCGAATTCCTCGATACCGTGCAATGGCCGCTTCTCCTCGGCCGCAACTTCACCGTCGCCGATTCCACCGACGCCCCTCGTGTCATCATCGTCAACCAGGCCTTCGCCGACCGTTACTTTCCGGGCGAAAGCGTCATCGGCCGCCGACTCGGCACCAGTGATGACAATTTGGATACCGAGATCGTCGGCGTGGTGACCGACGGCAAGACCACCAATCTGCGCGAGATTCGCCGCCCCGCCGCCTTCGTCCCCCACGCCCAGCTCCCCAACGCCCGCGCCGGCCACTTCGTGCTGCGCTATCAGGGTGCTCTCGCACCCCTCCAGCGCGCGCTGACCGCGGCCGTGCAGGAGATCGAGCCCACCCTGCCGATCATCGCCCTCCGCACTCAGAACGAGCAGATCAACCGGCTCCTCCGTGAGGAACGCATCTTCGCCTTGCTCACCTCCTCCTTCGGCCTGCTCGCCCTTCTGCTGGCCGCCGTGGGGCTCTACGGCTTGCTGGCGTATTCGGTCGTGCGCCGCACCGGTGAGATCGGCCTGCGCATGGCGCTCGGGGCGCTGCCTTCCGGCGTGCGTTGGCTGATCTTGCGTGACTGTCTGCGCCTCGCCGTCCTCGGCGTGCTCGTCGGCGCTGGCGCCGCGGCGATGCTCACCCGCCTCGTCACCAGTCAACTCTACGGCCTCTCCCCGCTGGATCCTGCGGTCTACGTCTCGAGCAGCCTGGTGCTCCTCGCGGTGGCCCTCGCCGCAGCGCTCATTCCTGTCCGTCGCGCCACCCGGGTCGATCCCATGGTCGCACTGCGCGCCGAATAA
- a CDS encoding ABC transporter permease, with protein sequence MLDTFLQDLKIGFRVLQKEKSFCALAVFVLALGIGGVTTQYAVVKGALFHSFDFPQTEQLVDVQMVDPEGFQPTNFNSRMTTSDFADLRDNLTSFKAFTGYLNGSTINLTYQNLPRRYTGGYVSWDFFRTLGVSPVIGRDFLPEEDQPGVNKAVLISDSLWKSDFGSDPGVIGRAVRVNGTPGEIVGIMPPGFNFPTNEQLWIPVNSSFPVRPRNDPNVNFIAVLARLADGVTLEQAQTEVTAMARQFAADFPDTNEQFTLGYVRPMGDAFTPNGIRGMLLAMLGICVVVLLIACVNVMNMQFARATLRAKELAIRSSLGATRSRLIRQMLTESLLLAALGATVGIGIAMWGTDAIDTFVHAGTNPIPSWMTFHIDPTVLVVVVAVTAFSAVISGFVPAWMSSRASSMEVLKEGGRGNTSRGVMLITRGLVVAQIFMTCVLLLITALQLRSVHNQQSIDYGYDTNSVLAARMGLMEGDYPTSAERQVFYERLVRELEASGQFESVALTNRFRMVFSGNGPVEIEGQDYLDDSDRQRANFENISAGFFDTVGLRILEGRNFTEMDSDQREPIAIVNSSFARKYFEGESAVGRRFRTIQQNGQNAGPWRRIVGVVGDMRMQGPFNTQIDESGFYVPYFASAFGPIADAPIAQQFGTVVVKPRGNQRPEALATTLQNQVNRVDPNLPLYFVESPQSSIDGYTAQNAVVVTMFGLFGIISVSLAAVGLYGVMSFSVNQRTQEFGVRLALGASARDVLGMVIRQAGIQLAIGLGIGTALVLGVAVIVPDVLNQILQLNNVNLLAADIYLGVGALLIVVAAIAAFVPARRATRVDPMIALRSE encoded by the coding sequence ATGCTCGATACCTTTCTTCAAGACCTTAAAATCGGTTTCCGCGTTCTTCAAAAAGAGAAGTCCTTCTGTGCTCTCGCAGTCTTCGTGCTCGCTCTGGGCATCGGTGGCGTGACCACCCAATACGCCGTCGTTAAAGGCGCGCTCTTTCACTCCTTTGATTTCCCTCAGACGGAGCAATTGGTCGATGTCCAGATGGTCGACCCCGAGGGCTTTCAGCCGACCAACTTCAACTCGCGCATGACCACGTCGGACTTTGCCGACCTGCGCGACAACCTCACTTCGTTTAAGGCCTTCACCGGTTACCTGAACGGCTCGACCATCAACCTCACCTATCAGAACCTGCCGCGTCGCTACACAGGCGGTTACGTCTCGTGGGACTTCTTCCGCACCCTCGGCGTCTCGCCCGTGATCGGCCGCGACTTTTTGCCCGAGGAGGACCAGCCCGGCGTCAACAAAGCGGTCCTCATCAGCGACAGCCTCTGGAAGTCTGACTTCGGCAGCGACCCCGGCGTGATCGGTCGCGCCGTGCGGGTCAACGGCACCCCGGGTGAGATCGTCGGCATCATGCCCCCGGGCTTCAATTTCCCGACCAACGAGCAGCTCTGGATCCCGGTCAACTCCTCCTTCCCGGTGCGCCCGCGCAACGATCCCAACGTCAACTTCATCGCCGTGCTTGCCCGTCTCGCCGACGGCGTGACCCTCGAACAGGCGCAGACCGAAGTCACTGCGATGGCCCGCCAGTTCGCCGCCGATTTCCCCGACACCAACGAGCAGTTCACGCTCGGTTATGTGCGTCCGATGGGCGACGCCTTCACGCCCAATGGTATCCGCGGCATGCTCCTCGCCATGCTCGGCATCTGTGTGGTCGTGCTGCTCATCGCCTGCGTGAACGTGATGAACATGCAGTTCGCCCGCGCCACCCTGCGCGCCAAGGAACTCGCCATCCGCTCCTCCCTCGGTGCCACCCGCAGCCGCCTCATTCGCCAGATGCTCACCGAGAGCCTGCTCCTAGCCGCGCTCGGCGCGACCGTGGGCATCGGCATCGCCATGTGGGGCACCGACGCCATCGACACCTTTGTGCATGCTGGCACGAACCCGATCCCGTCGTGGATGACCTTCCATATCGATCCCACCGTGCTGGTTGTGGTGGTCGCCGTGACCGCGTTCTCTGCCGTGATTTCGGGTTTCGTCCCGGCTTGGATGTCGTCCCGTGCGAGTTCAATGGAAGTCCTCAAGGAAGGTGGCCGCGGCAACACGTCACGCGGCGTCATGCTGATCACCCGCGGTCTCGTCGTCGCCCAGATCTTCATGACCTGCGTGCTGCTGCTCATCACCGCGCTGCAACTGCGCTCGGTGCACAACCAGCAGTCGATCGACTACGGTTACGACACCAACAGCGTCCTCGCGGCGCGCATGGGTCTGATGGAGGGCGACTACCCGACCTCCGCCGAACGTCAGGTATTTTACGAGCGCCTCGTCCGTGAGCTCGAAGCCTCCGGCCAATTCGAATCCGTCGCCCTCACCAACCGCTTCCGCATGGTGTTCTCCGGCAACGGTCCAGTGGAAATCGAGGGCCAGGACTACCTCGACGACTCCGATCGCCAACGCGCCAACTTTGAAAACATCAGCGCCGGATTTTTTGACACCGTGGGCCTGCGCATCCTCGAGGGGCGCAACTTCACCGAGATGGACAGCGATCAACGCGAGCCGATCGCGATCGTAAACTCCTCCTTTGCGCGGAAGTATTTCGAGGGTGAATCCGCCGTCGGTCGCCGCTTCCGCACCATCCAGCAAAATGGCCAGAACGCCGGCCCGTGGCGCCGCATCGTCGGTGTCGTTGGCGACATGCGCATGCAGGGTCCGTTCAACACCCAGATCGATGAATCCGGATTCTACGTGCCCTACTTCGCCAGCGCCTTTGGCCCCATCGCCGACGCGCCCATTGCCCAGCAATTTGGCACCGTGGTGGTGAAACCGCGCGGCAACCAACGTCCGGAAGCCCTCGCCACCACCCTCCAGAATCAGGTCAATCGCGTCGACCCGAACCTGCCGCTCTACTTTGTCGAAAGCCCGCAAAGCAGCATCGATGGCTACACCGCGCAAAACGCCGTCGTCGTGACGATGTTCGGCCTCTTCGGCATCATCTCGGTCTCCCTCGCCGCCGTCGGCCTCTACGGCGTGATGAGCTTCTCGGTCAACCAACGCACCCAGGAGTTTGGCGTGCGCCTCGCGCTCGGCGCCAGTGCCCGCGATGTGCTCGGCATGGTGATCCGCCAAGCCGGCATCCAGCTCGCGATCGGGCTCGGCATCGGCACCGCTCTGGTGCTCGGCGTGGCGGTGATCGTGCCTGACGTCCTCAACCAGATCCTGCAGCTCAACAACGTAAACCTGCTCGCGGCCGACATCTACCTCGGCGTCGGCGCACTGCTCATCGTGGTTGCTGCGATCGCCGCCTTTGTCCCGGCGCGGCGCGCCACCCGCGTCGACCCGATGATCGCGCTGCGTTCCGAATAA
- a CDS encoding ABC transporter permease, translating into MNDLRFALRSLSKTPGFTLIAVLTLALAIGANTAIFAIVNDLLLKPLVPAGDRPVVNVFHGEGDAGRAYRGFSWQELQELRQENPVFEDAAAVDFVLAGVGDGNNVRRTFAFFGTENLLNLIDQTPVRGRFFEAAESLPGANIPVVFASHSLWQRLGAKEDFVGSELRINGHPYTVIGVGARDLSLGHALITPEIWLPFGMHDTFRGNLIQNTEADAAVALDNPRRHSLNVMARLRPGLGLAGATAQLPVLDQRLDAIDTDPGEAPRRLEIEAPSRINISSVPSGDQGVGIFGALLLGMAGVVLLIACLNLANMLLARGAARTREFAVRLALGASRGRIIRQLLAEGLVLSLVGGAAGVLLALWANDLLINSISGLFSSMNFAVLVEAEPDPAVLLATLGFCAIATILSGLGPALKSSRVGLVEDLKYQGAESTATGSWNRFFSARHLLVMGQISLSLALIFAAGLFLRGALNAGGLDLGFEKDHGLLVELDYALTDTPAPLARERLLALHDEAASRPGLTAALSTQAPYSNTTADDRYKVAGSAEVDADGEPTGVSAIFNAITGDYFDAIGVPLLRGRKFTDAEVHSADAPPVAIIDERMAQRLFPEGDALGQRISRTQGPASGEPPVEYEIVGICGSFRHDVFSPDGPRRVFFPFARESVPNTFLHLRDARAGRDAAVALLPTARALISAVDANAPVIDAIPLADFVERNIGLWIVRVGAVLFGVFGGVALLLAVIGVYGVKAYAVTRRTREIGIRMALGARPGDVFALIMRQGTAQTALSIVVGAFLSLAIGQLLSQMLFRVDPLDPLVLGSAALVLAVATLTACFLPARRAAKVEPMRAIRTE; encoded by the coding sequence ATGAACGATCTGCGTTTTGCGCTTCGCAGCCTGTCGAAAACTCCAGGCTTCACCCTCATTGCCGTGCTCACGCTGGCCCTCGCCATCGGCGCCAACACCGCCATTTTCGCGATCGTCAACGACCTCCTGCTGAAGCCGCTGGTGCCGGCCGGCGACCGTCCGGTGGTGAACGTGTTTCACGGTGAAGGCGACGCGGGCCGCGCCTACCGCGGTTTCTCCTGGCAGGAGCTGCAGGAACTCCGGCAAGAGAATCCGGTATTCGAAGATGCCGCCGCGGTCGACTTCGTCCTCGCCGGCGTGGGCGACGGCAACAACGTCCGTCGCACCTTCGCCTTTTTTGGCACCGAGAATCTGCTCAACCTCATCGACCAAACACCCGTGCGGGGTCGCTTTTTTGAGGCCGCTGAATCGCTGCCTGGCGCGAACATTCCCGTGGTCTTCGCGAGCCACTCGCTATGGCAACGACTGGGCGCCAAGGAAGATTTTGTGGGCAGCGAGCTGCGCATCAACGGCCACCCCTACACCGTCATCGGCGTGGGCGCGCGCGATCTGTCGTTGGGCCACGCCCTCATCACGCCGGAGATCTGGTTGCCCTTCGGCATGCACGATACCTTCCGCGGCAATCTTATCCAAAACACCGAGGCCGACGCGGCCGTCGCCCTCGACAATCCCCGCCGCCATAGCCTGAACGTCATGGCCCGCCTCCGCCCGGGACTCGGCTTGGCTGGCGCGACTGCTCAGTTGCCCGTGCTCGATCAGCGTCTCGACGCCATTGATACGGACCCGGGCGAGGCACCGCGCCGGCTGGAGATCGAAGCCCCGTCGCGCATCAACATCAGCTCCGTGCCCAGCGGCGACCAAGGCGTGGGCATATTTGGCGCGCTCTTGCTCGGCATGGCCGGCGTCGTCCTGCTCATCGCCTGTCTGAACCTCGCCAACATGTTGCTGGCGCGAGGCGCCGCGCGCACCCGGGAGTTTGCCGTGCGCCTCGCCCTCGGCGCGTCGCGGGGCCGCATCATCCGCCAGTTGCTGGCCGAGGGGCTCGTCCTCTCCCTGGTCGGTGGGGCCGCCGGTGTCCTGCTCGCGCTGTGGGCCAACGACCTGCTCATCAACTCGATCTCCGGCCTGTTCTCCTCCATGAATTTCGCCGTGCTGGTGGAAGCGGAGCCCGACCCCGCAGTGCTGCTCGCGACCCTGGGATTTTGCGCCATCGCCACCATCTTGTCCGGTCTCGGTCCGGCCCTGAAAAGCTCGCGCGTCGGTCTCGTGGAAGACCTCAAGTATCAAGGCGCCGAATCCACCGCGACCGGCAGCTGGAACCGTTTCTTCTCGGCGCGTCACCTGCTGGTCATGGGACAAATCTCGCTCTCCCTCGCGCTGATCTTTGCCGCCGGACTTTTTCTCCGCGGCGCCCTCAATGCCGGTGGTCTCGACCTCGGTTTTGAGAAAGACCACGGCCTGCTGGTGGAGTTGGATTACGCGCTCACCGACACGCCGGCACCACTCGCCCGCGAACGTCTGCTCGCCCTCCACGACGAAGCCGCTTCCCGCCCCGGCCTCACCGCCGCGCTGTCCACTCAGGCGCCCTACAGCAACACCACCGCCGACGATCGCTACAAAGTCGCGGGATCTGCTGAGGTCGATGCCGATGGCGAGCCGACCGGCGTCTCCGCGATCTTCAATGCGATCACCGGCGACTACTTCGATGCCATTGGCGTGCCCTTGCTGCGCGGCCGCAAATTCACCGATGCCGAGGTGCACTCCGCCGACGCACCGCCCGTCGCCATCATCGACGAACGCATGGCGCAACGCCTGTTCCCCGAGGGCGACGCGTTGGGTCAGCGCATCTCTCGCACGCAAGGCCCGGCCTCCGGCGAACCGCCGGTCGAATATGAGATTGTCGGCATCTGCGGCAGTTTCCGCCACGACGTGTTTTCGCCCGATGGACCGCGGCGCGTCTTCTTCCCCTTCGCCCGGGAATCCGTGCCCAATACCTTTCTCCATCTGCGTGACGCCCGAGCCGGCCGCGATGCGGCGGTCGCGCTGCTGCCGACGGCGCGCGCGCTGATTTCCGCGGTGGACGCCAATGCTCCGGTGATCGATGCGATCCCCTTGGCCGACTTTGTTGAACGCAACATCGGCCTGTGGATCGTGCGCGTCGGCGCGGTGCTCTTCGGCGTCTTTGGCGGCGTTGCACTGTTGCTCGCGGTGATCGGTGTTTACGGCGTGAAAGCCTACGCGGTCACTCGTCGCACCCGGGAGATCGGCATTCGCATGGCCCTCGGTGCGCGTCCCGGCGATGTGTTTGCTTTGATCATGCGCCAAGGCACCGCGCAGACCGCGCTCTCCATCGTGGTCGGCGCATTCCTGTCCCTCGCCATTGGGCAACTGCTCTCCCAGATGCTCTTCCGCGTCGACCCGCTGGATCCGCTCGTATTGGGCAGCGCCGCGCTGGTGCTCGCGGTGGCCACGCTGACCGCGTGTTTCCTGCCCGCTCGTCGGGCCGCCAAAGTCGAGCCTATGCGCGCGATCCGCACCGAATAG